A single genomic interval of Burkholderia sp. HI2500 harbors:
- a CDS encoding Xaa-Pro dipeptidyl-peptidase has product MDIHRTGLRRAWLPALVAAATLAACGGDDGGSVAGASALAQGQQEGAAASAADKQSLASRISPSGVPYANPASGGRYRPVIANGQVQPSLSGGTIEENAWVDTPVDSDGDGTRDRIHVRIVRPTETANGARTPVIVLASPYYAGLADSPDHNVDVELDGTPHPAATAAAAATGASARIMAAAPQVRMLQQVEAAAAGRSWIEGYFIPRGFTIVYADSLGTAGSDGCPTILTRDESVAMASVIRWLGRDATAKDANGKTVVANWSTGHVGMYGVSYDGTLPKMVASLRTRGLDAIVPVAGLTNMYGYYRSGGLVRAPEGYQGEDVDVYIKALLTNAHPERCTHLIDEALQQEDRKTGDYSPFWAARDIPTAYAVAPALVAQGLTDDNVRVDQSTLWHLAMRRQGVPTQLWLHRLKHTDPTRVPAMADAWTAEVNRWFTRYLIGFDNGVERDPRAVIEQADGTLLKEADWAARHATPVTYFAGGDGAGTGTLLRLPTGGPLARFTDDARITALTLANAPTGENRSRFETAPLTAATRLSGSATARVRLTFTAVANVTALLVDRAPDGTATIVTRAWTDPRNRVSEWVSQPVLPGMPYDLKLTFMPRDYKLEAGHRLGLVVLSSDNEATLRPTPGTGLTLDPAGTSVTVPLASS; this is encoded by the coding sequence ATGGACATTCATCGAACCGGATTACGTCGCGCGTGGCTTCCCGCGCTCGTTGCGGCCGCAACGCTCGCCGCGTGCGGCGGCGACGACGGCGGCAGCGTGGCGGGCGCCTCCGCGCTCGCGCAGGGCCAACAGGAGGGGGCCGCCGCCTCGGCGGCCGACAAGCAGTCGCTCGCGTCACGCATTTCGCCGTCGGGCGTGCCGTACGCCAACCCGGCCAGCGGCGGCCGCTACCGGCCCGTGATCGCGAACGGCCAGGTGCAGCCGTCGCTGTCGGGCGGCACGATCGAGGAGAACGCGTGGGTCGACACGCCGGTCGACTCCGACGGCGACGGCACGCGCGACCGCATCCACGTGCGCATCGTGCGCCCGACCGAAACCGCGAACGGCGCGCGCACGCCCGTCATCGTGCTCGCGAGCCCGTACTACGCGGGCCTCGCCGACAGCCCCGACCACAACGTCGACGTCGAACTCGACGGCACGCCGCATCCGGCCGCCACGGCGGCCGCGGCAGCGACCGGTGCCTCCGCACGCATCATGGCCGCCGCGCCGCAGGTGCGGATGCTGCAGCAGGTCGAGGCGGCCGCCGCCGGGCGCTCGTGGATCGAGGGCTACTTCATCCCGCGCGGCTTCACGATCGTCTACGCGGATTCGCTCGGCACGGCCGGCTCGGACGGCTGCCCGACGATCCTCACCCGCGACGAATCGGTCGCGATGGCCTCGGTGATCCGCTGGCTCGGCCGCGACGCGACCGCGAAGGACGCGAACGGCAAGACGGTCGTCGCGAACTGGTCGACGGGCCACGTCGGCATGTACGGCGTGTCGTACGACGGCACGCTGCCGAAGATGGTCGCGAGCCTGCGCACGCGCGGGCTCGACGCGATCGTGCCGGTCGCCGGGCTGACGAACATGTACGGCTACTACCGCTCGGGCGGGCTCGTGCGTGCGCCGGAAGGCTATCAGGGCGAGGACGTCGACGTGTACATCAAGGCGCTGCTGACGAACGCGCATCCGGAGCGCTGCACGCACCTGATCGACGAAGCGCTGCAGCAGGAAGACCGCAAGACCGGCGACTATTCGCCGTTCTGGGCCGCGCGCGATATTCCCACCGCGTACGCGGTCGCGCCGGCGCTCGTCGCGCAGGGGCTCACCGACGACAACGTGCGGGTCGACCAGTCGACGCTGTGGCATCTCGCGATGCGGCGCCAGGGCGTGCCGACGCAGCTGTGGCTGCATCGCCTGAAGCACACCGACCCGACCCGCGTGCCGGCGATGGCCGATGCGTGGACCGCGGAAGTGAACCGCTGGTTTACGCGCTACCTGATCGGTTTCGACAATGGCGTCGAACGTGATCCGCGCGCGGTGATCGAGCAGGCGGACGGCACGCTGCTGAAGGAAGCGGACTGGGCCGCGCGCCACGCCACGCCGGTCACGTACTTCGCGGGCGGCGACGGCGCGGGAACCGGCACGCTGCTGCGGCTGCCGACCGGCGGCCCGCTCGCGCGTTTCACCGACGATGCGCGCATTACCGCGCTCACGCTGGCGAACGCGCCGACGGGCGAGAACCGCAGCCGCTTCGAAACCGCGCCGCTCACGGCCGCGACACGCCTGTCCGGTTCGGCGACCGCGCGCGTCAGGCTGACCTTCACGGCCGTGGCCAACGTGACGGCCCTGCTGGTCGATCGCGCGCCGGACGGCACGGCGACGATCGTCACGCGGGCGTGGACCGACCCGCGCAACCGCGTGTCGGAGTGGGTCTCGCAGCCGGTTCTGCCCGGCATGCCGTACGACCTGAAGCTGACGTTCATGCCGCGTGACTACAAGCTGGAAGCCGGCCACCGGCTGGGGCT